The genomic DNA AAGGACTCTCATGTTAAGATCCGACACTTAGAACTAAATACGGAAGTATTTAAACAAATGGGAGGACGATATATCTTCTCAGCAGTTCCGATTCTCAATGCCAAAGAGAATGGCCTTTCACTAAAGAAAGTCTTCGATAATAAAGATTCTGCATGGAGAATATACCTTTACGAAGTAAAGTAACAGATGTCAGTTGTTAAGGGGGAAGTTCCATATGAATAAACCGGTTTTAACGATTGTTGTTCCTTGTTACAATGAGCAAGAAGTATTGATAGAGACCGCATCTCAATTATCCGGAGTGTTAAATGAGTTGATCAGTGACTTCCTGATTTCGAAGGAAAGCAAAATACTATTCGTGGATGACGGCAGCAAGGACCGAACATGGGAATTGATCGAGAAAGAAAGTGAAAAAAATCCCTTCGTGAAAGGTATAAAACTGGCAAGAAATGTGGGACATCAGAACGCACTCATTGCAGGTCTTGAAACAGCCAGCAAGCAATCGGATTGTGTTATATCCATTGATGCTGATTTACAGGATGATATAAATGTTATTCGTACATTTGTTGAGAAATATTGGGAAGGTTTTGATATCGTTTATGGCGTGAGAGATAGCCGTGAAACAGATACTTTCTTTAAACGGACCACTGCTTTGGGGTTCTATCGTTTCATGGAGAAAATAGGGATTAAACTAGTTCCAAACCATGCTGATTTTCGGCTTATGAGCAAACGAGCATTGGATGAACTATTAAAATATAAGGAGACCAATTTATTCCTTAGAGGGCTTGTTCCTCTATTGGGCTTTCCATCAACCAAGGTTTACTATGACAGAAAAGAAAGGTTTGCCGGGGAATCTAAATATCCATTAAAAAAAATGCTTGCTTTTGCATTTGATGGAATTACTTCCTTTAGTGTCGCCCCCATTAGATTTGTTACATTTTTAGGATTTCTATCCGTCATTTTTAGTGCGATTGCAGGAGGCTATGCCTTAATTCAAGAGATATTAGGGCATACTGAATCAGGGTGGACCTCACTAATGGTATCCATCTGGTTTGTAGGGGGGCTACAACTGATGGGAATTGGAATTATTGGAGAGTATATCGGTAAAATATACAGTGAGGTAAAGAGGCGCCCAAGATATGCTATTGAAATGGACATTTTCTCAAGTAATGAATCAGGAAATCATCAGAAAGAAGCTGTCCTCAATAAAGGGAGATAATGGGATATATGTTTGTTCGCTTTATCATTGTAGGGATTGCTAATACAATTGTTGGTTTATCAGTGATGTATCTTCTTTTGCATGCGGCAGGCCTATCCTACTGGATGGCTACCTTTCTTGGAAATTCCGTTGGGGCGTGTGTGAGCTTCTTTTTGAATCGGAGTTTTACTTTTAGAAGCCAAAATGCTGTATTAAGCAGCATGATTCGGTTTATATCAGTAATTTTGTTCTGTTATTTTATATCGTATAGTATTGGTAAGAATTTAGTAGAATGGTTGCTAGGTCATAGTATGTTCTTGAAATCAAGTGTTAAAACTGACATAGCGGTTTTATTTAGTACAGGTTTATATACTGTTTTAAATTATATTGGCCAAAAATGGTTTGTTTTCCGTCGTAAAAAAAGCCTTAAACAATCTGCGTAGGAGAAAATAAATTACGAAACGGCCTCAAGAAGAAGCAGCTTTGGATGAGAAATTTCTGTATAAATGGTGTAAATTAGCACATTATTTCAGGCAGGCATTGGATTTTTAATAAATCCAGCCTAAAATCTGAAATAATGTGCTATTATTTTTAATTTCATTTACGCTCAGAGGTTCTATCAGTCTTTCGAAAGAGTACTCCTACTTCAAGCGTCAGCTAAGTGGGTGGTGAATTTCGTTTCGGCGTTAGCCGAAAGGATTTGTTCTAAACATTTGTCTTTTTTGTTTCTTGTTGTATAATCAGTCTTAATAGTTAAAAGGATTGATTTCATGTGAAATTAGACAGTAATAATCATTCGGTGTTCAGTCTGAATGATCATCTTGCGCTAGTGATTAAGTATCGTCGTAAGGTAATCAACACGGCTGTATCTGAAAAAGCCAAGCAGATGTTTATGGATATTGGTGAGAAATACAATATCACATTGCTAGAATGGAGTCACGATCAAGACCATGTTCATGCGTTGTTCAAAGCACATCCCAAAAACAGAACTTTCTAAGTTCATCAATGCATACAAAAGTGCAAGTTCTCGTATCATCAAAACAGAGTTTCCTCATGTGAGAAAGCAGTTGTGGAAAGAGTATTTCTGGTCAAGAAGTTTCTGCCTGCTCACGACAGGTGGTGTCCAATCCATGTGGTGAAACACTACATTGAAAACCAAGGCACCAAGTGAGGTGAAAAAATGCACAAGGCATTCAAGTTTCGTTTGTATCCAAACAAAGAGCAAGTCATTCTCATTAACAAGTTCATTGGTTCTAGTCGCTTTGTTTTTAATTACTTCTGAGTTTGTGTCCATGTTGGAATACAAAACAGAATGGTATGGAAGAACCATTGTGAAGGTTGGAAAAAACTTCTAATACAGTCAACTTTGTTACAGTTGTGGGTTCAAAAATAAAGAAGTGAAGGAACTCAAATTAAGAGAATGGACATGCCCAAAGTGCAACGTGCATCATGATAGGGACATTAACGCAGCCAAGAACATTTTGCAAGAAGGTTTAAGACTCATCGCCGTAGGGACTACGGTTTGAGCTTGGTCAACTTCCTTGGGCTACCGAGGATTACCCAAGAATCCCCACCTCTAAGCGTTAGCGTAGGTGGAGGGACCGTTCAATGTAAGTTTACCCAAACGGATTTAACTTCCGTATACATTTCAAGAGCATATTTCCCCATTTCACGCCCAAATCCTGACTGCTTAAATCCACCGAAAGGCATTGCGGCATCAAAGAGATTATAGCAATTCACCCACACCGTTCCTGACTCCAATGCGTGGGCAACCTTATGGGCTTTTCGGACATCTGTAGTCCAAACTCCGGCTCCTAATCCATATTCGCTATCATTTGCCCGTCTAACTACATCGGCTATTTGCTCATCATCATCAAACGGCATTGCGGCGACAACTGGTCCAAAAATTTCTTCCCGGACGATCGTCATGTGCTCATTTGCATCAGCAAAAATGGTAGGCGGAATAAAATATCCGGGACCTTCCTTGGGAACGCCTCCTGTTAATGGTTTTGCACCTTCCTCTTTTCCCTTTTCCAAATATCCTCTTACCGTTTCGAATTGTTTGGCGGAAACCAGTGGACCGACTTGCGTTTCCTCCTCCAGCCCAGGGCCAACTTTCAACTTAGATGCCTCGTTAGCCATATCTGAAAGGAAATTATCATAAATCTTTTTATGAACAAACAGACGAGAACCAGCAGAGCAAACTTGACCCTGATTGAAAAAGATACTATGAAGCGCTCCCGGTATTGCCTTGCTGAAATCAGCATCTGGGAAAACTATGTTCGGTGATTTTCCTCCTAACTCCAAGGTTACGCGCTTTAGATCATAAGAAGCATCGCGCATAATGGTCTTTCCAACCTCAGTTGACCCGGTAAAAGCAATTTTTCGAATTTTTGGATGTTTTGTCATTGCTGTACCTACAATACGTCCAGAACCCGATATAATATTGACAACTCCATCCGGAAACCCTGCTTCCTGAATTAACTCAGCTAGGTACAGGGCGGACAGAGGAGTATCTTGAGCGCTTTTTAAGACAACAACATTTCCTGTAGCAAGCGCAGCTCCCAGTTTCCATGCTGCCATGAGTAAAGGAAAATTCCAAGGAATGATTTGTCCACAAACTCCAATAGGTTCGCGACGTGTATAGGTAAAAATGTTTGGATGCATGGAATTGTTGACCACTTCTCCACTAAACTTGTTTACCCATCCCGCATAATAGCGGAAATGATCAATAACTAACGGTACATCAGCGTTTTTTGTTTCCCTAATGGGTTTTCCGTTATCAAGTGTTTCTAATTGTGCCATAGGTTCAAGATTCTCTTCAATTAAATCCGCTAACTTCCAGATTAAACGACTTCTTTCACTGGCGGACATTTTCGACCAAGGGCCATGAAATGCTTTTTCTGCTGCTTCGACGGCACGATCAATGTCTCGTTCATCGGCCTCGTACACTTCGCAAAGATCGTCACCAGTAGCTGGGTTCACGCTTTTGAATGTTTTACCGGAGCTCGATTCGATAAATTGACCACCAATGAAAAGTTTTCGTGGTGCTTTATTCAAAAAATCTTGCACTTTTGGATGAATTTTTTCTGTGGTTTCACTCAAAACAACTCACTCCTTGTACTGATTTTTTTACGACTCTTTTATGTTGCGTATCAAAGGTTATAAATATTCCATCTTAATCTTGCTTTAACTTCAAACATAGTCTTTAACGTTTTTCTCTAGGACTTTTATTGTCTGCAAGTCGTGGACATTACTTGTAAGAAAAGCACAGTAAGGACAACGTTCTTTCGTCGAATTTTTCTCAACATGTAACAAATTGCAATCTTCAAGAAATACTTGTTTAACAACTTCAAATTCTGGCAAATCTAATGATACGGAAAACACTTATAGAATCTCCTGTTATGTTAAGTCGACGCTAACATTATTCCAGGAATCTGTAAGTGATTTTATTTTTTGTTGGCTAAAAATCCAAAAACCTCTTACTGTTCCATCCTCATCTACTTAAGACAATTTCTCAGATATTTTTTAGGATCATTTCAAAAATGTAGAATTTATCGTATATATATTATATTCTGTATTTAATAGAAAATTTTTTTAGGATAGTAATGATAAAAGAGAGTGAATTAAAGAAAAGGAGAGAGAAGTTTGAACAAACGCAATAATCATAAAGAGCTTAATCTCGATGAACTCCAAAATGAAACCTTGGTAGTACATGCCGATGATTGGGTGACAAACGATCGGACACTGGCTCCTGCAATTTATTACTCAGCAACGTTCCGTGCAGATAATGCCGCCGAATTCGCGGAAATGGCGGGAACTCCTCGTCATCCTCAGTATTACACACGATACGGCAATCCAGTGCACGAGCGGGTAAAGAAGGTAATGGCCGAGCTTGAAGGCACAGAAACAGCATTGGTAACTGGCTCAGGGATGGGGGCAATTGCTACGACAATTTTAGCGCTGGTTAGTGCAGGCGACCATGTGATTGCACAGACGCGGCATTATATGAGTACTGCCAAAATTATGGACGAGATGCTGCCGCGATTTGGTGTTGAAGTGACCTTGGTCGAGCAAGCCGACGTGTCTGCCTTTGCCGAAGCTATTCGACCTAATACAAAGTTAATCATGTTAGAGTCTCCAGCTAATCCAACAATGGTAATAACAGATATAGCCGCCGTGGTGGAATTGGCCCGCCCGAGAGGCATCATTGTTGTGGCGGACAACACATTCGCGTCGCCTATCAATCAGCGACCTCATGATTTGGGCGTCGATGTGGTCGTACATAGCGCAACGAAGTATTTAGGCGGCCACCATGATTTGACAGCGGGTGTGATCTGTACAAGTGAGGAGTTAGCAGAGCGTATTTGGCACACGCATATCTCAATCGGCTCGGTCCTATCTCCAATGGATGCATGGTTGCTATTGCGTGGTTTGCGTACCCTTCCGATTCGGGTCGAACGCATCAACGCAAACGCTCTCGCCCTGGCCAAGTTTTTGGAGGAGCAGCCGCAGATTGAGCGGGTGTATTATCCTGGCCTTGCCAGCCATCCGCAACACGAGTTGGCAAAACGCCAGATGAGAGGTTTCGGTGGGATGATAGCCTTTGCAATCAAAGGCGGTTATGAAAAGACTCAGCGCTTCGTTTCAGCACTGAAACTGTCGCTAAATGCAGTCAGTCTGGGCGGAGTAGATTCACTAGTGGTACATACAGCGGCAATGTGGGAAGGCGTGATGAATGAGGAGCAAATGCGGACAGCTGGGATTCCGTCCAATTTCGTACGCTTTTCAGTTGGAATTGAGCATATTGATGATTTGAAAGCGGATATTTTGCAAGCTCTGCAAGTGGTTTGAGGGCACGTTAAAGGTTCAGTAAAATTATAAGATAATTCAAAGGAGTTCATTTTAAAGACGGATTTAGGAGTTTGTTTATAAGAGTGAAAAAGAATAGAGTAAAAAGTACATAAAATACAGACTATTAAACAACTATTAAAAAGGTGCAATATGTCGTCGACCCCCAATCGTGCAAAAACTCCTAGGGATCGACGACAATGTTATTTTGAAAG from Bacillus methanolicus MGA3 includes the following:
- a CDS encoding aldehyde dehydrogenase family protein, which translates into the protein MSETTEKIHPKVQDFLNKAPRKLFIGGQFIESSSGKTFKSVNPATGDDLCEVYEADERDIDRAVEAAEKAFHGPWSKMSASERSRLIWKLADLIEENLEPMAQLETLDNGKPIRETKNADVPLVIDHFRYYAGWVNKFSGEVVNNSMHPNIFTYTRREPIGVCGQIIPWNFPLLMAAWKLGAALATGNVVVLKSAQDTPLSALYLAELIQEAGFPDGVVNIISGSGRIVGTAMTKHPKIRKIAFTGSTEVGKTIMRDASYDLKRVTLELGGKSPNIVFPDADFSKAIPGALHSIFFNQGQVCSAGSRLFVHKKIYDNFLSDMANEASKLKVGPGLEEETQVGPLVSAKQFETVRGYLEKGKEEGAKPLTGGVPKEGPGYFIPPTIFADANEHMTIVREEIFGPVVAAMPFDDDEQIADVVRRANDSEYGLGAGVWTTDVRKAHKVAHALESGTVWVNCYNLFDAAMPFGGFKQSGFGREMGKYALEMYTEVKSVWVNLH
- a CDS encoding GtrA family protein; the protein is MFVRFIIVGIANTIVGLSVMYLLLHAAGLSYWMATFLGNSVGACVSFFLNRSFTFRSQNAVLSSMIRFISVILFCYFISYSIGKNLVEWLLGHSMFLKSSVKTDIAVLFSTGLYTVLNYIGQKWFVFRRKKSLKQSA
- a CDS encoding glycosyltransferase family 2 protein — encoded protein: MNKPVLTIVVPCYNEQEVLIETASQLSGVLNELISDFLISKESKILFVDDGSKDRTWELIEKESEKNPFVKGIKLARNVGHQNALIAGLETASKQSDCVISIDADLQDDINVIRTFVEKYWEGFDIVYGVRDSRETDTFFKRTTALGFYRFMEKIGIKLVPNHADFRLMSKRALDELLKYKETNLFLRGLVPLLGFPSTKVYYDRKERFAGESKYPLKKMLAFAFDGITSFSVAPIRFVTFLGFLSVIFSAIAGGYALIQEILGHTESGWTSLMVSIWFVGGLQLMGIGIIGEYIGKIYSEVKRRPRYAIEMDIFSSNESGNHQKEAVLNKGR
- a CDS encoding trans-sulfuration enzyme family protein produces the protein MNKRNNHKELNLDELQNETLVVHADDWVTNDRTLAPAIYYSATFRADNAAEFAEMAGTPRHPQYYTRYGNPVHERVKKVMAELEGTETALVTGSGMGAIATTILALVSAGDHVIAQTRHYMSTAKIMDEMLPRFGVEVTLVEQADVSAFAEAIRPNTKLIMLESPANPTMVITDIAAVVELARPRGIIVVADNTFASPINQRPHDLGVDVVVHSATKYLGGHHDLTAGVICTSEELAERIWHTHISIGSVLSPMDAWLLLRGLRTLPIRVERINANALALAKFLEEQPQIERVYYPGLASHPQHELAKRQMRGFGGMIAFAIKGGYEKTQRFVSALKLSLNAVSLGGVDSLVVHTAAMWEGVMNEEQMRTAGIPSNFVRFSVGIEHIDDLKADILQALQVV